The nucleotide sequence CCTTTGATCGAATGGCTTATTTTTGCCAGACTGAAATATTCCCTTTCGCTTTTTTGCATCGGCCTGATTAAACAATGCATATGATTTGGCAGGATGCTGTAACAGATCAAGTAATAGAACTGATTGTTGAAATGATGCCAAGTGTCAACGACGAGATGAGCCACATCCGGATTTTCCAAGTGTTTCGAACCAGAACCAGCATCCAGCGCAGCATCCCATTTTCCATAGAAGAGTGATTTTTCTCGAGCCAATCGTCTCGCACGTTCCGGGCCGCCAGGTATGCGCTCCAGCTCTGCCTTCCTTTTTTTAAATTCTTCATGCAATGACCATAGTACTTTTTTCGGCAGTGAATCAGCCAAACGACAAGTTATACAAAAGGTCGCACCAGGCGGCTGAATATGCGGCAAATTGCGGCGATAAAACGACTCGGGAGAAAGATTGGATATACTATTTCTCCTTTCGAGAATTTGTGCAATCCGGTGGATTGCACCACGATGGACCACGAATCGCCCTACACCCCGGACGGCCACAGGATCAGCTTGTCGCCCTCTTTTTCAAATCCATGCGTTATAAAAACCGTTGCAAGGGGATGATGCGCCGCGGGCTCGTCGTCGATGGCCCACAGTTCGATTCGTTTGCGGGGACGGAAAAATTCCGGCAGACGCAGCCACCCCTTGAGTTTTTCTGCCAGAGATTCAGCCATCTGCGGTGAAAAATAATCCGTAGTCTGCACGTGCCTGGCGAATTTTTCCACCACTGCCGCCGGCCGGTCGTTGGCATAACAGACATGATTGCCGCTGATCCGGCTGATCTCGATGGGTCGGCCGTTGCGCTGCCAGAGCTGCTTTTCCGCGACTGCCGGCAGTGTCCACAGCGGATCCAACGTCGCCAGCATGACCAGCTCCGCTTCAGCGGGTTGTGGATTTTCCAGATCAGCAAGCACCTCGGGCAAGGCGAACTGCAGCCCTGAGATACCTTGAGCAAAACAGCCGCGGCGGATTTCCCCCTGCCATTCCAACCGTTTCAATTGATGAAAGATCATCGGCCATGGCAATAGCCCCCGTTCGCGACGATGCACCTCCTTGACCACCAGGCCATACCGTTGCAGCAGCAGTCGGGCCTGCTCCTCCGCCTGCCGGGCCGGGCTCATCTCGCGGCCTAGCACGCCAAAGCTGTTGATGGGAAACCAACGGGCTCCTTGCTGCTGCACGCGCAGACGCACACTTGAGCGAGTGGGATAACGGCGCAAAGGCCGGAACGGCTGCGCGGTAGAGTGAAAAGGATTGCGGGTGTCGCTGGTTTGCGATTCGCCCTCCAGCAGTGAGAGAAAACTCATATAATCATCGCATCCGGCTAGCGTTTTGTAGGCCAAACCCCGCAGTGCTGCGAACACCTGTACCATGGACAAATCGACGCCATCACTGATGACCGGAGGAAAACAGGCGCCGTTCTCACGGAGAAAGCGCAGCACACGCTTTTCGTTGCCCGAGAGTGCGGCGGCCCGTCTGTTTAATTCTTCGCGGCTCAAAAAAAGAGCGCCGCGGGAGACGGGCCAGAAAGCGATCAGGGTACGGCCGGTTTCGTTTTGCCGTTCCGCCACGGCGGTCGCCTCGCCGCGTTCAAGGGCCTGAGGCGGGCCTAGACCGGCTTGATCAGCATGCGCTTCCAGGCCCATATCCTGCTCCCAGGCTTTCATCGGCAGGTAATAACCCATCCACGCCGCTGCAGACATCCGTCTTTTATGCTGCATCAAGGCATGGAAAAGTCGTACGGAATCGGCGGGCCGCTCAAAGGATCTACGCCGGACCACGGCGCGGCGGTACAGCTCTGCAAAACGATCTGGATCGCACCAGGTGGTTTCCGGCGAATCCTGTAAAAGTGCGCCCCTGAAAAGTTTTTTATCCTGCGTCAGCGCGGCCAGCGAATCGCGCAGGGTTCCGTCAGGCAGGCCGATGGCTTGCCCGATCTCCGCCAATGTTTTGGGACCACGCCGGGAGAGAAAGCGATGAATGCGATCCGCCGGCGTCTGCGCGGCCTGGGCGCCGGCCGCGGACCAGCGGTTTTGCGGATCCAAAAAAATCCGGCCGCTGCGGTGCAGCTGCTCCAGCCAGGCTTGGGGCGGCTGCGATGAACAAAGTTTCAGTTCATCGGAGGACAGCGGGCCCTGCTGTTCAATGATCTGCATCAGCTCCTCGCTGTCGCGGGCGCGGGTGTCCGGGGTCTGTTGCAGCCATCGTTGCTCCATCTCTTCGACCAGCCCCGTGGTCACTAGGGCGGGCGGCTGTTCGCGGCTCATTATTTCCGCCAGCAGCTCATTGCTGATCGCTGCGGCATGATCCGGAATGCGCGCGCGGTCGTATTCATACATGTGGCCGGCGAGAAAGCGGAACATCAATCCGGACGCCATGGGCGAGGGAGAGTGGGTGCGGACGAAATGGAGCGTGATCTCGGCCGCAGAGATTTTCACCAACACATGCTGCAGCGCAGGCCAATCAAACACATCCTGCAGGCAATCGCGATAGGTCTCTGCGAGGATGGGAAATTCAGGATACTGCTGCACGGTTTGTTGCAGATCGGCACTGCGCAGTCTCTGGAGCCACAACGGAATACGTTTGCCCGGCCGCGATCGCGGCAGAATGAGGCTGCGACCTGCGTTCTGGCGAAAACGGACGGCGAACAAGGGGCTGGCGGCCAAGCCCTGCAGCAGCCATTGTTCCGCTTCTGCCAGCGAAAGCGTGAACAGCCCGTTGATGTCCAGCGGCTGGGCGCTGTCCGGGAAGCGAAAGAGCATGCCATCGTCGTCAAAGGTATATTGAAACTCGAGACGATAGCGGTGCGTCAGCGCTGCGGCCAGCACCATGGCCCAGGCGCCTGTGACCCGGCTGCCGAACGGCGCATGCACCAGCAGATGCGGCATGGTGGAGGCATCGACGAACTGCTCCACCACCACCGTCGTGTCGGTGGGCACACAGCCGGTATGCTTTAGCTGGCGTTGCAGATAGTGATAGAGATTTTCCGCTGCCGCGGCATCGCAGTGGCAGTTCTGCTGCAGCCAGGTGATGGGATCGGACTGCCGCAGCACCTCGGCGCGCAAAGCGCCGGCGGCCGCGCAGGTGGAAAAATTTTTGAACAGCGGTTCACCCTTCCAGAACGGCGATCTCGGCAGATTGGCCTGGATCGGGCAGACGTGGATTTCGTTGCGATCGATCTTTTGAATCCGCCACTCGCTGTTGCCGAGAAAAAAATGATCGCCCACCTTTGATTCAAAGACAAACTCTTCTTCCACTTCGCCCACTTTTTTCCGTTCCCCGGCCAGAACGACAGTAAAGTAACCGCGGTCCGGGATTGTGCCGCTGTTCAAAACCGCCAGCAGCCGGCTGCCGCGACGGCCGATCAGCCGGTCGTTGATCCGGTCCCAGGAAAGCCGCGGCTGCAGTCCGGCCAATGGTGCGTCGCTGAATCGCCCGGCCAACATCTCCACCGTTTGATTGAATGCATGTTCAGTGAGCCGGCGGTAACAGTGGCTCTGCCGGAACAGGCGATACAATGCCGCGCGCGCCTGCGGTTCGATGGAGACCTCGGCGACGATATGCTGCGCCAGCACGTCGAGGCAATTTTCCGGAATCGTGGTCTCTTCGATGGCCGCCTGCAGCATGGCCCGGGTCGCGGCCATGCTGTCGTCCAGGTCCGCCGGATAGAGAGGAATGATGCAGCCCTGAGCGCCGGCGTGAAGCAGATGACCGCTGCGGCCGACGCGCTGCAGACCCGCGGCGACGCTCTTGGGGCTTCCGACCTGAACCACCAGATCAATGCTGCCGATGTCGATGCCCAGTTCCAGGGAGGCGGTGGCGACCACCGCAGGAACCGTGCCCTGTTTTAGCCGCTGTTCAACCTCGAGGCGCAGATCGCGCGACATGCTGCCGTGATGGGCTAGGGCGATGACCGCTTCGGCTTCACCGGTCTCCTGTTGATGCCGTTCGTTCAGTCGGCGCGTGAGCTTTTCCGCCTGGCTGCGTATGGAGACGAAGATCAGTGTGGTGCGATGGCTGCGGATCAACAGATACAGTCTTTCCACCACCGCGGACCAGACCGAGGCATCCGGCAGATCGCCAAAGTTCAGCAATGGAGATAGAACCGACAGATTCATCTTTTTCGCTATACCGCAATCGATGATGGTCACCGGACGCGGCATAGGTTCTTCCCTCGCTGGATTCCAGATGCCGCCGCCGAGAAAAGCGGCCACGGTGGACAACGGCCGTTGGGTGGCGGACAGGCCGATGCGCTGAGGATCCCGACCGCACAGGCGGCTCAGCCGTTCCAGCGAGAGGCTGAGATGCACACCGCGTTTGTTGCCGCACAAGCTGTGGATCTCGTCCACAATGACGTACTGGAGCCAGCGAAAGAGCTCGCGGCCTTTCAGCGATGTCAGCAGCAGAGAGAGGGATTCCGGCGTGGTGATGAGAATGTGAGGCGGTTTGCGTAAAAGCTTTTGCCGGTCCGCAGCGGTGGTGTCGCCGGTGCGCACTGCCGCCCGGATCGGCGGCGGTTCCACACCCCGTTCCGCGGCAGCGGCTCTGAGGCCAAGCAACGGCTCTTGAAGATTGAGGTGGATGTCGTTGTTCAGCGCTTTCAGCGGTGAAATATACAGGGTGTGGACGCCGGCATTAAAGGACTGTGCCTCTTCGCCCAAGCTTTTGTGCAGCAGGCGATCGATACACCACAGAAAGGCGGCGAGGGTTTTTCCTGAACCCGTGGGCGCCAGGATCAGCGTGTGCCGGCCGGCGGCGATGGCAGGCCACCCCTGTTGCTGCGGCGGACTGGCGTGGCCGTAACGGCGTTGAAACCAATCCGCGACGAGGGGATGAAAAAGAGGCTCCTCAGTGATCACGACTCCTTGCCGATATCACGATGATACGCCTGAATCGATTTAACGCCGGCTTTGCCCTTACGCGCGGCGTGGATGCCCACGGTGGCTGCCAGGGCGGCCGTGGTGGTGGTGAGATACGGAATCTTGTACTTGATGGCCGATTTACGGATGTAGGAATCGTCGATCTCGCTCAGCTTGCCCATGGGTGTGTTGACGATAAGTTGGATCTCGCCGTTTTTCAACGCATCGACGATGTGCGGGCGGCCTTCATAGATTTTAAGAATCTGCTGACTGCAGATGCCGTGGCGGTCGAGAAATTTTTGGGTGCCTTCCGTGGCGAGCAGTTTGAATCCCAGGTTCTGAAAGCGTCGCGCTACCTCGAGGATCTCCTCTTTGTCTCGATCGGAGACAGTGATCAACACCGTGCCCTGGGTGGGCAGGGTCATGCCCGCTGCTTCCTGGGCTTTGTAAAAGGCCAGGCCGAAGGAATCAGCCAGTCCCAGCACTTCGCCGGTGGAGCGCATCTCCGGCCCGAGGATGGGATCCACTTCGGGAAACATGTTGAACGGAAACACGGCGGATTTGACGCCGAAATGGCGAAAGGGTCTGTTCTGCAATTTGAAATCCGCCAGCTTTTTGCCGAGCATGATCTGAGTGGCGATTTTGGCCATGGGGATGCTGCAGACCTTGGAGACCAGCGGCACCGTGCGCGAAGCGCGGGGATTGGCTTCAAGGATATAGACCACCTCGTCGGCGATGGCGTATTGAATGTTCATCAGTCCATTCACCTGCAGTTCCTTGGCGATCTGCTTGGTGTATCTGGCGATGGTATCCAGATGCCGTTCTTCGATGGCCACAGGGGGAATGACGCACGACGAATCGCCCGAGTGAATGCCGGCGTACTCGATGTGCTGCATGATGGCGGGGATAAAGACCGTCTCGCCGTCCGAGATTGCATCTGCTTCCACCTCAATGGCATTTTGCAGAAACTTGTCGATGAGAATCGGTCGTTCGGGAGAAACATCCACCGCCGCGGCGATATAGCGGCGCAGCATCTTTTCGTCCAACACGATCATCATGGCCCGGCCCCCGAGCACATAGGACGGCCGAACCATCAGCGGGTAGCCGATGCGCTCCGCTATGGCCAGCGCCTGCTCGAGATCCGCCGCCATGCCGGACTCGGGCTGTGGAATGCCCATGCGGTCCATGACCCTGCGAAAACGGTCGCGGTCTTCAGCCAGATCGATGGTCTCCGGCGAGGTGCCGAGAATGTTTACGCCGGAACGCGCCAGATCGTTGGCCAGATTCAACGGAGTCTGACCGCCGAATTGCACGATGACGCCAAGGGGCTTTTCCTTCTGATAGATGCTCAGCACATCTTCCAGCGTCAGCGGTTCAAAGTAGAGTTTGTCGGAGGTGTCGTAATCCGTGGAAACGGTCTCCGGATTGCAGTTGACCATAATGGATTCGACTCCCGCGTCGCGGATGGCAAAGGCGGCATGCACGCAGCAATAATCGAATTCGATACCCTGACCGATGCGGTTGGGTCCGCCGCCCAGCACCATGATTTTTTTGTTGCCGGTCACCGGATGTTCCTGCGGCGCCTGATAGGTCGAAAAATAGTAGGCTGCGTTTTCGACGCCGCTGACCGGCACCGCTTCCCAGGATTCGACGAGACCGAGATGAGTGCGCTGTTTGCGAATCTGATCCTCCGGCACCTGCAACAGGCGGGCGAGGTAGCGGTCGCTGAAGCCGTCCCGCTTCGCCTCGACCAGCAGGGCGTCCGGCAGCGGCCGGCCCTGCGTGGCGAGGATTTTTTCCTCCAGCTGCACCAGTTCCTGCATTTGGCTGATGAACCATTTTTTGATGTTAGTCAACCGGTGGAGCTCGTCCACGCCGGCGCCCTTGCGCAGCGCTTCATACATGATGAAATGCCGTTCACTGGAGGCGGTGTTGAGCAGCGACAGCAGCTCGGGCAACTCTTTGCGGTTGAAATCCCTGGCGAAAC is from bacterium and encodes:
- a CDS encoding DEAD/DEAH box helicase, whose translation is MITEEPLFHPLVADWFQRRYGHASPPQQQGWPAIAAGRHTLILAPTGSGKTLAAFLWCIDRLLHKSLGEEAQSFNAGVHTLYISPLKALNNDIHLNLQEPLLGLRAAAAERGVEPPPIRAAVRTGDTTAADRQKLLRKPPHILITTPESLSLLLTSLKGRELFRWLQYVIVDEIHSLCGNKRGVHLSLSLERLSRLCGRDPQRIGLSATQRPLSTVAAFLGGGIWNPAREEPMPRPVTIIDCGIAKKMNLSVLSPLLNFGDLPDASVWSAVVERLYLLIRSHRTTLIFVSIRSQAEKLTRRLNERHQQETGEAEAVIALAHHGSMSRDLRLEVEQRLKQGTVPAVVATASLELGIDIGSIDLVVQVGSPKSVAAGLQRVGRSGHLLHAGAQGCIIPLYPADLDDSMAATRAMLQAAIEETTIPENCLDVLAQHIVAEVSIEPQARAALYRLFRQSHCYRRLTEHAFNQTVEMLAGRFSDAPLAGLQPRLSWDRINDRLIGRRGSRLLAVLNSGTIPDRGYFTVVLAGERKKVGEVEEEFVFESKVGDHFFLGNSEWRIQKIDRNEIHVCPIQANLPRSPFWKGEPLFKNFSTCAAAGALRAEVLRQSDPITWLQQNCHCDAAAAENLYHYLQRQLKHTGCVPTDTTVVVEQFVDASTMPHLLVHAPFGSRVTGAWAMVLAAALTHRYRLEFQYTFDDDGMLFRFPDSAQPLDINGLFTLSLAEAEQWLLQGLAASPLFAVRFRQNAGRSLILPRSRPGKRIPLWLQRLRSADLQQTVQQYPEFPILAETYRDCLQDVFDWPALQHVLVKISAAEITLHFVRTHSPSPMASGLMFRFLAGHMYEYDRARIPDHAAAISNELLAEIMSREQPPALVTTGLVEEMEQRWLQQTPDTRARDSEELMQIIEQQGPLSSDELKLCSSQPPQAWLEQLHRSGRIFLDPQNRWSAAGAQAAQTPADRIHRFLSRRGPKTLAEIGQAIGLPDGTLRDSLAALTQDKKLFRGALLQDSPETTWCDPDRFAELYRRAVVRRRSFERPADSVRLFHALMQHKRRMSAAAWMGYYLPMKAWEQDMGLEAHADQAGLGPPQALERGEATAVAERQNETGRTLIAFWPVSRGALFLSREELNRRAAALSGNEKRVLRFLRENGACFPPVISDGVDLSMVQVFAALRGLAYKTLAGCDDYMSFLSLLEGESQTSDTRNPFHSTAQPFRPLRRYPTRSSVRLRVQQQGARWFPINSFGVLGREMSPARQAEEQARLLLQRYGLVVKEVHRRERGLLPWPMIFHQLKRLEWQGEIRRGCFAQGISGLQFALPEVLADLENPQPAEAELVMLATLDPLWTLPAVAEKQLWQRNGRPIEISRISGNHVCYANDRPAAVVEKFARHVQTTDYFSPQMAESLAEKLKGWLRLPEFFRPRKRIELWAIDDEPAAHHPLATVFITHGFEKEGDKLILWPSGV
- the carB gene encoding carbamoyl-phosphate synthase large subunit, which translates into the protein MPKRDDLKKVLIIGSGPIVIGQACEFDYSGTQACKALRSLGYQIVLVNSNPATIMTDPGMADVTYIEPLSLEYLTYIIEKERPDALLPNLGGQTGLNLSSQLAKAGVLEKYGVRVIGVNIDAIERGEDRTAFKETMERLGIDMPASKAVYSLEEAEQAADELGYPVVVRPAYTMGGTGGGLVYNKEELQTIATRGLAASIVNQVLIEESVLGWEELELEVVRDAKNQMITVCFIENVDAMGVHTGDSYCTAPMLTIDVALQKKLQRYAYAIVEAIQVIGGTNIQFAHDPASGRVVVIEINPRTSRSSALASKATGFPIAFVSALLAGGLTLDEIPYWRDGTLDKYTPSGDYVVVKFARWAFEKFEGVQDKLGTQMRAVGEVMSIGKNYKEALQKAIRSLEIGRPGLGFARDFNRKELPELLSLLNTASSERHFIMYEALRKGAGVDELHRLTNIKKWFISQMQELVQLEEKILATQGRPLPDALLVEAKRDGFSDRYLARLLQVPEDQIRKQRTHLGLVESWEAVPVSGVENAAYYFSTYQAPQEHPVTGNKKIMVLGGGPNRIGQGIEFDYCCVHAAFAIRDAGVESIMVNCNPETVSTDYDTSDKLYFEPLTLEDVLSIYQKEKPLGVIVQFGGQTPLNLANDLARSGVNILGTSPETIDLAEDRDRFRRVMDRMGIPQPESGMAADLEQALAIAERIGYPLMVRPSYVLGGRAMMIVLDEKMLRRYIAAAVDVSPERPILIDKFLQNAIEVEADAISDGETVFIPAIMQHIEYAGIHSGDSSCVIPPVAIEERHLDTIARYTKQIAKELQVNGLMNIQYAIADEVVYILEANPRASRTVPLVSKVCSIPMAKIATQIMLGKKLADFKLQNRPFRHFGVKSAVFPFNMFPEVDPILGPEMRSTGEVLGLADSFGLAFYKAQEAAGMTLPTQGTVLITVSDRDKEEILEVARRFQNLGFKLLATEGTQKFLDRHGICSQQILKIYEGRPHIVDALKNGEIQLIVNTPMGKLSEIDDSYIRKSAIKYKIPYLTTTTAALAATVGIHAARKGKAGVKSIQAYHRDIGKES